In Sphingobium amiense, a genomic segment contains:
- a CDS encoding LolA family protein, with the protein MKRMTAPLLLALGAPALTLAGAAIAQQQTQSDLAKVQSYIRAVTTMTADFSQTDRNGQTLTGQLTLKQPGKIRFQYQKGVPLLIVGDGKALTVIDYEVRQVQRWPIGNSPLAALIDPSKDLSKFGKVVPTDDPAILSVQARDPRRPEFGTITMIFRRDAASPAGLQLYGWVALDSQNNRTAVRLTGQRYGVPVADSAFRWTDPRPRGRSAG; encoded by the coding sequence ATGAAGCGCATGACCGCGCCCCTCCTGCTCGCGCTTGGCGCGCCCGCCCTGACGCTGGCAGGTGCCGCCATCGCGCAGCAGCAGACCCAATCCGATCTCGCGAAGGTGCAATCCTATATCCGCGCCGTCACCACCATGACGGCCGATTTCAGCCAGACCGACCGCAACGGCCAGACGCTGACCGGCCAGCTGACGCTGAAGCAGCCGGGCAAGATCCGTTTCCAGTATCAGAAGGGCGTTCCGCTCCTGATCGTGGGCGATGGCAAGGCGCTGACCGTCATCGACTATGAAGTGCGGCAGGTGCAGCGCTGGCCCATCGGCAATTCGCCGCTCGCCGCGCTGATCGACCCGTCGAAGGATCTGTCGAAATTCGGCAAGGTCGTCCCGACCGACGATCCTGCGATCCTGAGCGTTCAGGCACGCGATCCGCGCCGCCCGGAATTCGGCACGATCACGATGATCTTCCGGCGCGACGCGGCCAGCCCCGCGGGTCTTCAGCTCTACGGCTGGGTGGCGCTCGATTCGCAGAATAATCGCACCGCCGTCCGCCTCACCGGCCAGCGCTACGGCGTGCCCGTCGCCGATTCTGCGTTCCGCTGGACCGACCCCCGCCCGCGCGGCCGTTCGGCCGGATAG